The proteins below come from a single Psychrobacter sp. PL19 genomic window:
- the asd gene encoding aspartate-semialdehyde dehydrogenase: MTVGLVGWRGMVGSVLIQRMREENDFDKMTPVFFSTSNTGGDAPSFDGINASQLKDAHDIKALAACDVVITCQGGDYTQKVHQPLRASGWHGYWIDAASTLRMEEDSIIILDPVNRKVIDSALANGKKDFIGGNCTVSLMLMAIGELFNRGWVEWVSAMTYQAASGSGANNMRELINGMGILHDAVKDELADPASAILEIDKKIAQTQRSADFPKQYFGVPLAGSLIPYIDSQLENKQSREEWKGGVETNKILGNNQENNIAIDGMCVRVGAMRCHAQGLTIKLKQDIPLEEIEAALKNSSNQWLDVVEDDKEATMNRLTPVAVTGTLTVAIGRLRKLNMGGEYLGAFTVGDQLLWGAAEPLRRMLNIIREQNS; this comes from the coding sequence TTGACAGTAGGCTTGGTAGGCTGGCGCGGGATGGTAGGATCGGTACTGATACAACGTATGCGTGAAGAAAATGACTTTGACAAAATGACACCGGTGTTTTTTTCGACCAGCAATACAGGTGGCGATGCCCCAAGTTTTGATGGCATTAACGCAAGCCAACTAAAAGATGCTCATGATATTAAGGCACTGGCCGCTTGTGATGTGGTTATCACTTGTCAAGGTGGCGATTATACCCAAAAAGTACATCAGCCATTAAGAGCCAGTGGCTGGCATGGCTATTGGATTGATGCGGCGAGCACGCTACGAATGGAAGAGGATAGTATTATCATTCTTGATCCTGTCAATCGTAAGGTTATCGATAGCGCGCTTGCTAATGGCAAAAAAGACTTTATCGGTGGTAACTGTACGGTATCACTTATGCTGATGGCAATTGGTGAGCTGTTTAACAGAGGCTGGGTAGAATGGGTCAGTGCCATGACTTATCAAGCGGCAAGCGGCTCAGGTGCGAATAATATGCGCGAGCTAATCAATGGTATGGGCATACTACACGATGCTGTAAAAGATGAACTGGCTGATCCTGCCAGCGCGATACTAGAGATTGATAAAAAAATTGCGCAAACTCAACGTTCAGCTGATTTTCCTAAGCAATATTTCGGTGTACCATTAGCAGGTAGCTTAATTCCATATATCGACTCACAACTAGAAAACAAACAATCACGCGAAGAATGGAAAGGTGGTGTTGAAACCAATAAAATTCTTGGTAATAACCAAGAAAATAACATCGCCATTGATGGGATGTGCGTACGTGTTGGTGCCATGCGCTGTCATGCCCAAGGCTTAACTATTAAGCTGAAGCAAGATATCCCATTAGAAGAAATCGAAGCGGCGCTAAAAAACAGCAGTAACCAGTGGTTAGATGTGGTCGAAGATGACAAAGAAGCGACTATGAACCGTTTAACGCCAGTAGCCGTTACCGGCACGTTAACCGTTGCTATTGGCCGGCTACGCAAGCTTAATATGGGCGGTGAATACTTAGGTGCATTTACGGTTGGTGATCAGCTGTTATGGGGCGCCGCTGAGCCCTTACGCCGGATGCTAAACATCATTCGCGAGCAAAACAGCTAA
- a CDS encoding SOUL family heme-binding protein → MATEEPSYTILTQSEDFELRRYDAQIVAQTWVTGDQDAASRQGFKTLAGYIFGNNTAENGNSSKISMTAPVMMQPQQKTTDKSGDDKGNSQKIAMTAPVMTQKAQQGNDQWRVQFIMPSNYTMQTLPKPNNPDITITELPVKTYAVIKFSGLAGAKKVADKTKKLQSWVQKQDLTITGTPELARYNPPWTLPFMRRNEIMIAYQKK, encoded by the coding sequence ATGGCCACTGAAGAACCCAGTTATACAATTTTGACCCAAAGCGAAGACTTTGAACTGCGCCGTTACGATGCACAAATCGTCGCACAAACTTGGGTCACAGGCGATCAAGATGCTGCCAGTCGTCAAGGGTTTAAAACGCTAGCGGGCTACATTTTTGGTAACAATACGGCTGAAAATGGCAACAGCAGTAAAATTAGCATGACTGCTCCGGTGATGATGCAACCGCAACAGAAGACTACCGATAAAAGTGGCGATGATAAGGGTAACTCGCAAAAAATTGCTATGACGGCACCAGTAATGACGCAAAAAGCACAGCAGGGTAATGACCAGTGGCGAGTACAATTTATCATGCCTAGTAACTACACCATGCAAACGCTGCCCAAGCCAAATAACCCAGATATTACGATTACTGAGTTGCCGGTAAAAACTTATGCAGTAATTAAGTTCTCAGGATTAGCAGGTGCTAAAAAAGTCGCAGACAAAACCAAAAAACTGCAGTCATGGGTACAAAAGCAAGACTTAACGATTACAGGCACACCCGAGCTGGCACGTTACAATCCGCCATGGACTCTACCATTCATGCGTCGTAATGAGATTATGATTGCCTATCAGAAAAAGTGA
- a CDS encoding endonuclease/exonuclease/phosphatase family protein produces MDSSLLYYGVQLLAGLIAFITIWGWLPLDNWWVRSVDFPRIQLLVLGIIAWFAMLLFWSQWQLGQWALFIILSMALAFQLRMVLPYTKLWKKEVQHAKKKPKGEANHLKIMVSNVLTPNNKMQDLVDLVEQKQPDILITLESDQKWQDALTQIEPDYPYTVKVPLDNLYGMHLYSKLELIDPEVKYLIIDDIPSIHTQLRLQSGRIIWLYCLHPMPPSPTEADKSTTRDAELLMVGRHIKEQSQTAILAGDLNDVAWSKTTRRFQRISGLLDPRIGRYFVNTFHVNYPLLRWALDHIFHSACFTVVAIERLPSVGSDHFPVLTTLQYEPEQTSKQQENAPTAQAEDIEETENKIKEGKKEGSKVSKDRAENQ; encoded by the coding sequence ATGGATTCTTCCCTACTATATTATGGCGTACAGCTGCTGGCAGGGCTGATTGCCTTTATAACAATTTGGGGCTGGCTACCATTGGATAACTGGTGGGTACGTAGCGTTGATTTTCCGCGTATCCAACTCTTGGTGCTTGGTATTATTGCGTGGTTCGCAATGCTGCTATTTTGGTCGCAGTGGCAGCTTGGGCAGTGGGCGTTATTTATTATCTTAAGCATGGCATTGGCCTTTCAGCTCAGAATGGTATTGCCTTACACCAAGCTATGGAAAAAGGAAGTACAGCACGCCAAAAAAAAACCAAAAGGGGAGGCAAATCACCTCAAAATTATGGTCTCTAATGTCCTTACCCCTAATAATAAAATGCAAGACTTGGTTGATCTGGTCGAACAAAAACAACCTGACATATTAATTACCCTCGAGAGTGACCAGAAATGGCAGGATGCGCTTACCCAAATTGAGCCCGATTACCCCTATACGGTCAAAGTACCGCTAGACAATCTATATGGTATGCATCTGTACTCTAAACTTGAGTTGATAGATCCGGAAGTCAAGTACTTAATTATTGATGATATCCCCTCTATCCATACTCAGTTACGGCTGCAAAGTGGCCGTATCATTTGGCTATATTGTCTACACCCGATGCCCCCAAGTCCAACAGAAGCGGATAAATCTACCACGCGTGATGCTGAACTGCTGATGGTTGGACGTCACATTAAAGAGCAAAGTCAGACTGCGATATTAGCCGGAGATCTTAACGATGTGGCTTGGTCAAAGACCACCCGTCGCTTTCAACGTATTTCAGGCTTGTTAGATCCACGTATTGGTCGGTATTTTGTCAATACTTTTCATGTCAATTACCCGTTGCTACGCTGGGCGTTAGACCATATCTTTCATAGTGCTTGCTTTACGGTAGTTGCTATTGAACGCTTACCCTCTGTTGGTTCTGATCATTTTCCGGTATTGACTACCTTACAATATGAGCCAGAACAAACCAGCAAACAGCAAGAAAACGCCCCGACGGCACAAGCTGAAGATATCGAAGAGACCGAAAATAAAATTAAAGAAGGTAAAAAAGAAGGATCTAAAGTCTCAAAAGATCGTGCGGAAAATCAGTAG
- the tgt gene encoding tRNA guanosine(34) transglycosylase Tgt, with amino-acid sequence MQFTLHRTASGETRARRGTIHLNHGEVQTPAFMPVGTYGTVKGMLPRDIEAIGADIILGNTFHLWLRPGTDIIDKFGGLHKFMHWDKPILTDSGGFQVFSLGAMRKITEEGVHFKSPIDGAKVFLSPEKSMQIQYSLNSDIVMQFDECTPYPATHDEAKTSLELSLRWGQRCLDEHQNLGSTNALFGIIQGSMYEDLRRQSLEGLLNIGFDGYAIGGLSVGEPKDEMMEVLDYIPDAMPADKPRYLMGVGKPEDIVEAVRRGVDMFDCVMPTRNARNGHYFVTGNVDNAGVVRIRNSQYRNDEGSLDPECDCYTCQNFSRAYLYHLNKCKEMLAAQLGTIHNLRYYQRLMIGIRDAIEQDCFDQFVTEFYTKRGQEVPELTLR; translated from the coding sequence ATGCAATTTACTCTACACAGAACAGCCAGCGGTGAAACGCGAGCACGCCGTGGTACGATTCATCTTAATCATGGTGAGGTACAAACCCCCGCTTTTATGCCCGTTGGTACTTACGGTACGGTCAAAGGCATGCTACCCCGAGATATCGAAGCTATCGGTGCTGACATTATTTTGGGCAATACCTTTCATTTATGGTTGCGTCCGGGTACCGATATTATTGATAAGTTTGGCGGTCTGCATAAATTCATGCATTGGGATAAGCCAATCTTAACGGATTCAGGCGGATTTCAGGTATTTAGTTTAGGTGCCATGCGTAAAATTACTGAAGAGGGCGTACATTTCAAATCACCCATTGATGGCGCTAAGGTGTTCTTGTCACCCGAAAAATCTATGCAAATTCAGTACAGCCTGAATTCTGATATCGTGATGCAGTTTGATGAGTGTACGCCCTACCCAGCCACTCATGATGAGGCAAAGACATCTTTAGAGCTATCACTACGTTGGGGGCAGCGTTGCCTGGATGAACATCAAAATCTTGGCAGTACCAATGCCTTATTTGGCATTATCCAAGGCAGTATGTATGAAGACCTGCGTCGACAGTCACTTGAAGGTCTACTCAATATTGGCTTTGATGGCTATGCGATAGGTGGCCTATCAGTTGGTGAGCCTAAAGATGAGATGATGGAAGTCTTAGACTATATCCCAGATGCCATGCCTGCCGATAAGCCACGCTACCTGATGGGGGTCGGTAAGCCTGAAGATATCGTTGAAGCCGTGCGCCGCGGAGTGGACATGTTCGACTGTGTCATGCCGACTCGTAATGCTCGTAATGGTCACTACTTTGTCACCGGTAATGTGGACAACGCTGGGGTGGTACGTATTCGTAATAGCCAATATCGTAATGATGAAGGTTCGTTAGATCCTGAATGCGATTGCTATACCTGTCAAAATTTTAGCCGTGCTTACTTGTATCATCTTAATAAATGTAAAGAGATGCTAGCTGCACAGTTAGGAACCATTCATAATTTGCGCTACTACCAGCGTTTAATGATAGGTATCAGAGATGCTATTGAGCAAGATTGCTTCGATCAGTTCGTCACTGAATTTTATACTAAACGTGGACAAGAAGTTCCCGAGTTAACCTTGCGCTAA
- a CDS encoding LPS assembly protein LptD yields MLYSPLYQSIRLILFGALGLTVSAAVAANADIQTTEPFLDDSTSISSNMTEITENTTIRLLNSDDVGSENNATDTNSTNSGTIQVQARNEAITEAITKPALDSSRLNVNDESIQDSLMRLAEFYELTPDSDASKPNTADNTIDSSTNNTPSGSNNALQPTMASQPVRPLGKDLDLLPRMADSSLRCEGQWVSPKSNPNYQRAVNEANANNGQAPNDLNATPNSQAALFAESDYGYYDNVDYAELSGNVIIDQGTQHIEAEKILLDLSTGVASAEGKVLFTDQATGKGKTPNNDQASITEKASQGGLIGVADSLAYSTETGQSTAYNVAFASVPLQAHGYAKRLNRPNDSQVELDQVMFSTCPPTDRKWQLEASSIDLDTDSGRGKAYNTIFRIADIPVLYLPYFNFPIDSRRSSGFLLPSASIGSESGLEIDVPYYLNIAPNYDATINTHVYTSRNPMLSGEFRYLTEQYGKGIVSGSYLPNDQEFDGEDRSSLFYDYSWASKSIPRLSADAKYSYVSDSDYLNDFDTLGLSDNTLNLPRRARLNYYNDYVDGELKVETFQTLDAFNSIGQPLQDKDKPYSRLPQLELNYRLPWLKSIDITGTSDSAYFKKSIDDGSEAEKSGARLYNKISAAYPVEKAWGYVKPQLSLQHLYTSFDQDSLAALSLSEEDGSRSVFVPQASIDAGLNLYQSGSPFGAFDDTMGGYQLLSPRLKYIYSPFEDQKGIPNFNSRIASINYEQLFSDSWFLGHDRLQDLHSLTPGINYRYIDATGVTRFDGSIAEQFYLGESRVTLEGQTPVFNTSSSGMVWDVSTQPYNNVWVDVSGALTNSYDLNFITTELRYQPTDNSLFNVGFVKRQRDDNTNQLALSAFTASAVFPVNNNWRVLAQGQYDYQNNRMLDSLVGIDYEDCCFGFAVYGRRYFNDLNVKDKPTQAIMAEIRLNGLGSGSSRLTRLLSDKVLGFEPVQTAWKD; encoded by the coding sequence TTGTTATATTCTCCGCTCTACCAAAGCATACGTCTAATTTTATTTGGTGCATTAGGATTGACTGTGAGTGCGGCTGTTGCAGCGAATGCTGACATACAGACGACCGAGCCGTTTCTAGATGATAGTACCAGCATCAGCAGTAACATGACTGAAATCACTGAGAATACTACCATACGGTTGCTAAACAGCGATGATGTTGGTAGTGAAAATAACGCTACTGATACTAACTCTACTAATAGCGGCACTATACAAGTACAGGCCCGCAATGAAGCGATAACTGAGGCAATCACTAAGCCGGCGCTGGATAGCAGTCGCCTGAATGTCAATGATGAAAGTATTCAAGACAGTCTCATGCGCTTGGCAGAATTTTATGAGCTTACCCCCGATTCTGACGCTTCTAAACCAAATACTGCCGATAACACTATAGATAGCAGTACTAATAACACGCCATCCGGATCAAACAATGCTCTACAGCCTACCATGGCCAGTCAGCCTGTGCGCCCACTTGGAAAAGATCTGGATTTATTACCGCGTATGGCAGACAGCAGTCTGCGCTGTGAAGGTCAATGGGTCTCTCCAAAGAGCAACCCTAATTATCAGCGCGCTGTCAATGAAGCCAATGCGAACAACGGACAAGCCCCTAACGATTTAAACGCTACTCCCAATAGCCAAGCAGCACTGTTTGCCGAGTCCGATTATGGCTATTATGATAACGTCGACTATGCCGAATTATCAGGTAACGTCATCATTGACCAAGGCACCCAGCATATTGAAGCAGAGAAAATTCTCTTAGATTTAAGCACTGGCGTAGCTAGCGCAGAGGGTAAAGTACTGTTTACTGACCAAGCCACTGGCAAAGGCAAGACCCCAAATAATGATCAAGCGTCCATTACCGAAAAAGCCTCGCAAGGCGGTCTAATTGGGGTAGCGGATAGCCTGGCTTATAGTACTGAAACGGGTCAGTCGACTGCCTATAACGTGGCCTTTGCCAGTGTGCCATTGCAAGCGCATGGCTACGCCAAACGCCTTAATCGTCCTAATGACAGTCAAGTTGAGCTTGATCAGGTAATGTTTAGCACCTGTCCACCCACCGATCGCAAGTGGCAACTTGAGGCTTCAAGTATTGATTTAGACACTGATAGTGGCCGTGGTAAGGCTTATAATACTATCTTCCGTATCGCTGATATTCCCGTACTGTATTTGCCTTATTTTAACTTCCCGATAGACAGTCGACGCAGTAGCGGATTTTTGTTACCTAGCGCTAGCATTGGTAGTGAAAGTGGTCTTGAGATCGATGTTCCTTATTATTTGAATATAGCGCCCAACTACGATGCTACAATCAACACGCATGTTTATACCAGTCGCAACCCAATGCTTTCAGGCGAGTTTCGCTATTTAACAGAACAATACGGTAAAGGCATTGTTAGTGGCTCATATTTACCCAACGACCAGGAGTTTGATGGCGAAGACCGCAGCAGCCTTTTTTATGATTACTCATGGGCATCAAAAAGCATTCCGCGCCTAAGCGCTGACGCCAAATACAGCTATGTATCAGACTCCGACTATCTCAATGACTTTGACACGCTAGGTCTGTCAGACAACACCTTAAATCTGCCACGGCGCGCCCGTCTCAACTACTATAATGATTATGTCGATGGGGAGCTAAAAGTTGAAACGTTCCAGACCCTTGATGCCTTTAATAGCATCGGTCAGCCGTTACAAGATAAGGATAAGCCCTACTCGCGTTTGCCACAATTAGAGTTGAACTACCGCCTACCCTGGTTGAAAAGCATAGACATTACCGGTACCAGTGATTCTGCTTATTTTAAAAAGTCTATCGATGATGGCTCAGAAGCTGAAAAAAGTGGCGCACGCCTTTATAACAAAATCAGCGCCGCTTACCCAGTGGAAAAGGCCTGGGGTTATGTAAAACCTCAGCTTAGCCTACAACACTTATATACCTCATTTGACCAAGACAGCTTGGCAGCTCTTTCGCTAAGTGAAGAAGACGGCAGTCGATCAGTATTTGTACCGCAAGCCAGCATCGATGCAGGACTGAATCTATACCAATCTGGTTCACCATTCGGAGCATTCGACGATACTATGGGTGGCTATCAGCTACTCAGCCCACGCCTCAAATATATTTACTCACCATTTGAAGATCAAAAGGGTATTCCTAACTTTAACTCCCGTATTGCCTCTATTAACTATGAGCAGCTCTTCTCAGACAGTTGGTTTTTAGGGCATGACCGCTTGCAAGACTTGCACTCGCTTACCCCTGGTATTAACTATCGTTACATCGACGCAACGGGTGTGACACGTTTTGATGGTAGCATTGCGGAGCAGTTCTATCTTGGTGAGAGTCGCGTTACTCTAGAAGGCCAAACCCCAGTATTTAACACCTCATCCTCTGGGATGGTATGGGATGTCAGTACCCAACCTTATAACAATGTATGGGTCGATGTCAGTGGCGCGCTTACTAACAGCTACGATTTAAATTTCATCACTACTGAACTGCGTTACCAGCCAACAGACAACAGCTTATTTAACGTTGGATTTGTTAAACGTCAACGCGATGACAATACCAATCAACTTGCGTTATCGGCATTTACCGCATCAGCTGTTTTCCCTGTAAATAATAACTGGCGGGTACTCGCACAAGGTCAATATGATTATCAAAATAATAGAATGCTCGACTCCCTAGTCGGTATTGATTATGAAGATTGCTGCTTCGGTTTTGCGGTTTATGGCCGCCGTTACTTCAATGACTTAAATGTTAAAGACAAGCCTACTCAAGCCATTATGGCAGAGATTAGACTCAATGGTCTGGGCAGTGGTAGTAGCCGATTGACACGCTTACTCTCTGATAAAGTGCTTGGCTTTGAGCCAGTTCAAACTGCATGGAAAGACTAG
- a CDS encoding sodium-dependent transporter has product MAINKQDHAQWSSSFGFVLAAVGSAVGLGNIWKFPYMVGESGGSAFVIAYLFCIALVGFPVLVAEWLIGRRGQKNPINSFTDVAVKEGKSRSWGIIGATGILGGFLILSFYSVIGGWALNYITKVGTGSFAGQDSDAVAATFDAMLASAGTLTIWHTIFMIVTALIVGIGVTRGIETTAKILMPLLGIILFIIVGYNVVNGGFGEAVNYLFAPDLSKLTGDVMLAALGHAFFTLSIGMGIMVAYGSYLGREVNLLKTARTVVILDTVIALAAGLAIFPIIFSNGLDPASGPGLIFVSLPIAFGSMAGGVIIGTLFFLLITFAAVTSSISLLEPTVEFLEERTSMGRTMSTIAASTVIWLLGIAALLSFNLWADFTIMGNGIFDALDKLTSKFLLPLTGLAGIIFFAWKMDQNSIQQELGLSNGAWKVWQVVAKFVAPIAVIVVFVATLIG; this is encoded by the coding sequence ATGGCTATTAACAAACAAGATCATGCGCAGTGGAGCTCGAGCTTTGGCTTTGTACTCGCGGCAGTGGGATCAGCAGTTGGCTTAGGAAATATTTGGAAATTCCCCTACATGGTTGGGGAGAGTGGTGGTTCAGCCTTTGTTATCGCCTACCTATTTTGTATCGCATTGGTTGGTTTTCCCGTACTGGTTGCCGAGTGGTTGATCGGTCGCCGTGGACAGAAAAATCCTATCAATAGCTTTACGGATGTGGCGGTAAAAGAAGGCAAATCGCGCAGTTGGGGTATTATTGGTGCCACTGGTATTCTAGGTGGTTTTTTAATCCTATCCTTCTACAGTGTCATCGGTGGTTGGGCGCTCAACTATATTACTAAAGTAGGCACCGGTAGCTTTGCAGGACAAGATAGCGATGCCGTCGCCGCTACCTTTGATGCTATGCTAGCATCAGCTGGTACGTTGACTATCTGGCATACTATATTTATGATCGTTACCGCATTAATTGTGGGCATTGGTGTGACTCGCGGAATTGAGACTACTGCTAAGATTTTAATGCCATTATTAGGTATTATTCTATTTATTATCGTTGGTTATAACGTAGTAAATGGTGGTTTTGGTGAGGCAGTTAATTATTTGTTTGCTCCTGATCTGAGCAAATTAACAGGTGATGTTATGTTGGCGGCGTTAGGTCATGCCTTCTTCACGCTCTCTATTGGTATGGGTATCATGGTTGCTTACGGTTCATACTTAGGCCGTGAAGTAAACTTACTCAAAACAGCACGAACAGTTGTGATTTTAGATACAGTCATTGCTTTAGCTGCTGGCCTAGCTATTTTCCCGATTATCTTTAGCAATGGTCTCGATCCTGCTTCAGGTCCTGGGCTTATCTTTGTCAGCTTGCCGATTGCCTTTGGTAGCATGGCAGGCGGCGTTATTATTGGTACTTTATTCTTCTTGTTAATTACTTTTGCTGCAGTAACTTCATCGATATCATTACTTGAGCCTACAGTAGAGTTTTTAGAAGAGCGCACATCGATGGGTCGTACCATGTCGACTATTGCTGCTAGTACGGTAATTTGGTTATTAGGTATTGCCGCACTATTGTCGTTCAACCTATGGGCTGACTTTACGATCATGGGCAACGGTATATTTGACGCTCTAGATAAACTTACCAGCAAATTCTTGTTGCCATTGACTGGTCTTGCAGGAATCATCTTCTTTGCTTGGAAAATGGATCAAAATAGTATCCAGCAAGAGCTTGGCTTGTCTAATGGTGCTTGGAAGGTATGGCAGGTTGTCGCTAAGTTTGTAGCGCCAATCGCTGTGATCGTGGTTTTTGTCGCGACCTTAATTGGTTAA
- a CDS encoding peptidylprolyl isomerase, with protein MRFFSLRQTSRAVLFSMGMGAGLVLSFSTQAATVKPANVSANTATDQGSSTRLTPANSTDGIIALVNDNAILKSDLIDAVNQTQARAQAAGEPIANSAQLQSEVLNALILRELQLSLVNRVGLKPDEAAINQRLAQIAQSEGLDSIAALQQRLDASQVGRYASLRAQLIEDAAIQSLQQRQITNRVRISEQDIDAFLASPEAKRLNQSEYQTIHVRVPYIDDYSRLSPAQRDEALKVALTLRTRLQVPNVDVAEAVAAAQGNYPIPLQGGDMGFNKAAALPTELSSEITKLEVGAVSAPLVTPEGIDIIKLANKKSSDTMLIPQWNTRHILIKVDELQTDALAEQKINDLYDQLRKGADFAGLAATYSDDPGSAGRGGDLDWVSEDDMIGPFEAVMKTTTVGDYSAPFKTQFGWHILKLEGERQFDVSDQYRRNMARQALYQRLAPQAKEDWLQELRTSAYIQVLAS; from the coding sequence ATGAGATTTTTTTCTTTACGTCAAACCAGCCGTGCTGTACTGTTTTCTATGGGTATGGGCGCAGGTCTTGTACTTAGCTTCAGTACTCAAGCAGCGACAGTCAAACCTGCAAACGTGTCGGCCAATACGGCTACCGACCAAGGTAGCAGTACTCGTCTAACCCCTGCTAATAGTACAGATGGCATCATTGCACTAGTCAATGATAATGCCATTCTCAAAAGCGATTTGATCGATGCCGTTAATCAAACTCAAGCCCGTGCGCAGGCGGCTGGCGAGCCTATTGCTAATTCAGCGCAGCTACAGTCTGAAGTATTGAATGCGCTGATTTTACGTGAGCTACAGCTGTCATTGGTTAATCGTGTCGGACTCAAGCCTGACGAAGCTGCTATCAATCAGCGCCTGGCTCAAATTGCTCAGTCTGAAGGTCTTGATAGTATTGCCGCCTTACAACAGCGCCTAGATGCGAGCCAAGTCGGTAGGTATGCCAGCCTGCGCGCGCAGTTAATTGAAGATGCGGCCATTCAATCTTTGCAACAACGCCAGATTACCAATCGTGTGCGCATTAGCGAACAAGATATTGATGCGTTTTTGGCCTCTCCTGAAGCCAAACGCTTAAACCAAAGCGAGTACCAGACCATTCATGTGCGAGTGCCTTATATAGATGATTATAGCCGTCTATCACCCGCCCAACGCGATGAAGCACTCAAAGTCGCCCTAACACTACGTACTCGCTTGCAAGTACCGAATGTGGATGTCGCTGAGGCGGTAGCCGCTGCTCAGGGTAATTACCCGATTCCGTTGCAAGGTGGTGATATGGGTTTTAATAAAGCCGCCGCCCTACCTACCGAGTTATCAAGCGAAATTACCAAGCTAGAAGTGGGCGCTGTCAGTGCACCGTTAGTAACGCCTGAAGGCATCGATATTATTAAACTGGCTAATAAAAAGTCTAGCGATACCATGCTTATACCGCAGTGGAACACTCGCCATATTTTGATCAAGGTTGATGAGTTGCAAACTGACGCCTTGGCGGAGCAAAAGATCAATGACTTGTATGATCAGCTACGTAAGGGAGCAGATTTTGCCGGTCTAGCAGCCACTTATTCAGACGATCCGGGCTCTGCTGGACGCGGTGGTGATCTTGACTGGGTTAGCGAAGATGATATGATCGGTCCCTTTGAAGCGGTAATGAAAACCACCACAGTCGGTGACTATTCTGCGCCATTTAAAACTCAGTTTGGTTGGCACATCCTTAAACTAGAAGGCGAGCGTCAGTTTGATGTGAGCGATCAGTATCGCCGTAATATGGCGCGCCAAGCGCTATATCAACGCTTGGCACCACAGGCCAAAGAAGATTGGTTACAAGAGCTGCGTACTAGCGCTTATATTCAAGTGCTGGCGTCGTAA
- the lpxA gene encoding acyl-ACP--UDP-N-acetylglucosamine O-acyltransferase has protein sequence MSQIHHTALISPSAKIDETAIIGPYCIVGDEVTIGAHTILHRHVVVTKLTRIGKHNQFYQFASIGEDSQDLKYAGERTWLEIGDYNNIREACSLHRGTSQDRGLTKIGSHNLLMVNTHIAHDCLIGDHNVLANNVGIAGHVTIGDHTIIGGNSGIHQFCKIDDYSLVGGASLILKDVAAFTMVSGNPAHVHGLNIEGMRRKEWSQQTIDTLRQAYRIIFRSGLTTVQALTVLQEELLPKEPKIQLLIDSLQQSKRGVVR, from the coding sequence ATGAGTCAGATCCATCACACAGCACTCATCTCACCATCCGCTAAGATCGATGAAACTGCAATCATTGGACCCTACTGTATTGTCGGTGATGAGGTGACGATCGGTGCGCATACGATTTTGCATCGGCATGTAGTAGTGACAAAGCTCACTCGTATTGGTAAGCACAATCAATTTTATCAGTTCGCCAGTATCGGCGAAGACTCACAGGATTTAAAATATGCCGGCGAGCGAACTTGGCTGGAAATAGGCGATTACAATAATATCCGCGAGGCTTGTAGTCTGCATCGTGGGACATCACAGGACAGGGGCTTGACTAAGATTGGTAGTCATAATCTGCTGATGGTAAACACTCACATTGCTCACGATTGCTTAATTGGTGATCACAATGTATTGGCCAACAATGTCGGTATTGCAGGGCATGTTACTATCGGTGATCACACGATTATTGGTGGCAACTCGGGCATCCATCAGTTCTGTAAGATTGATGATTATAGCTTGGTAGGAGGGGCCAGTTTAATCTTAAAAGATGTCGCGGCTTTTACTATGGTATCGGGTAACCCAGCGCACGTGCATGGCCTTAATATAGAAGGGATGCGTCGTAAAGAATGGTCGCAACAAACTATTGATACCTTACGCCAAGCTTATCGTATTATTTTTAGATCTGGCTTAACGACGGTACAAGCACTTACGGTACTACAAGAAGAACTGTTACCGAAAGAACCTAAAATTCAGCTGTTAATTGACTCTTTACAGCAGAGTAAACGTGGTGTTGTCCGCTAA